Proteins encoded by one window of Salvia splendens isolate huo1 chromosome 7, SspV2, whole genome shotgun sequence:
- the LOC121810670 gene encoding uncharacterized protein LOC121810670: protein MNPARHEALTWEEFKEEVYDKYIPMSYRRAKIVEFHTLKQGNMTVTEYDHALCEMTRYAPELVDTDEKMAAKFHVEEALPKDETTVNPTPPTPQPNYRDKRKSEDNRAPYDNKRHRSTFRQTQDYDRQAMPQPRGNQQKAPHCNRFSKYHFGECRAGGIRCFTCGGNGHMSQECPNNNKGGMWNRQGHGEQQQQPQPIRQVAPQQARAYALKGNEGQEQQTDKD from the exons ATGAACCCTGCCCGCCACGAGGCGCTCACATGGGAAGAATTCAAGGAAGAGGTGTACGACAAGTACATTCCCATGAGCTATAGACGGGCGAAGATAGTGGAGTTCCACACCCTGAAACAGGGAAACATGACGGTGACGGAGTACGACCATGCTCTTTGTGAAATGACCCGATATGCACCCGAGTTagtggacaccgatgagaagaTGGCCGCAAAATTCC ATGTGGAAGAAGCACTACCAAAGGACGAGACGACGGTTAATCCTACACCACCAACACCTCAACCGAACTATCGAGACAAGAGGAAGTCGGAAGACAACCGAGCTCCTTATGACAACAAGCGACACCGTTCTACTTTCCGCCAGACGCAAGACTATGACCGGCAAGCCATGCCACAGCCGAGAGGGAATCAACAGAAGGCACCCCACTGCAACCGGTTCTCCAAGTACCACTTTGGCGAGTGTAGAGCTGGAGGCATCCGATGCTTCACTTGTGGTGGAAATGGACATATGTCTCAAGAGTGTCCGAATAACAACAAAGGAGGAATGTGGAATAGGCAGGGACATGGGGAACAACAGCAACAACCACAACCCATTCGACAGGTGGCCCCACAGCAAGCGAGAGCGTACGCGCTGAAAGGAAATGAAGGGCAGGAACAGCAAACCGACAAGGACTGA